Proteins from a single region of Apium graveolens cultivar Ventura chromosome 7, ASM990537v1, whole genome shotgun sequence:
- the LOC141671246 gene encoding protein TOPLESS-RELATED PROTEIN 2-like isoform X4, which yields MSSLSRELVFLILQFLDEEKFKDTVHKLEHESGFYFNMKYFDEQVQAGEWDEVERYLCGFTKVEDNRYSMKIFFEIRKQKYLEALDRNDRSKAVEILVKDLKVFSSFNEELFKEITQLLALDNFRQNEQLSKYGDTKSARSIMLVELKKLIEANPLFRDKLAFPTFKASRLRTLINQSLNWQHQLCKNPRPNPDIKTLFIDHACASSNGVRAPPPVNSPLSGPVPKAGVFPPLGGHNPFQPIVSPSASAIAGWMSTPSPSMPHVAVASGPSGLVPSTGAAAFLKHPRTPPGASGLEYQIGDSEHLMKRMRTGQSDEVAFSGPAHPPIMYSTDDLPKTVVRILNQGSNVMSMDFHPQHQTVLLVGTNVGDISIWEVGSRERLVHKPFKVWDLSACSMPLQTNLVKDATISVNRCIWGPDGSILGVAFSKHIVQIYAYNQAGELRQHLEIDAHIGGVNDIAFAHPNKQLCIVTCGDDKTIKVWDAVSGRRQFIFEGHEAPVYSVCPHFKENIQFIFSTAIDGKIKAWLYDCLGSRVDYDAPGHWCTTMAYSADGTRLFSCGTSKEGESHLVEWNESEGAIKRTYSGFRKRSLGVVQFDTTRNRFLAAGDEFQIKFWDMDNNNILTVIDADGGLPASPRLRFNKEGSLLAVTANENAIKIIANSDGQRMLRMLESRAFDGSRGFQEAVNMKPPFAGSLGANVSNPIQPVLEHSERMQTPLSIGNLASAESSKMVDTKPKILDSADKIIAWKFPDVTEPTQLRAIRLSDPLSASKVMRLIYTNSGIGLLALASNAVHKLWKWQRSERNPSGKSTASIMPQLWQPSNGAPMSNDLSEAKPAEDSAACIALSKNDSYVMSASGGKVSLFNMMTFKVMTTFMPPPPAATYLAFHPQDNNIIAIGMDDSTIQIYNVRVDEVKIKLKGHQKPITGLAFSQALNVLVSSGSDAQLCVWNIDGWEKRISRPIQTPSGHSAPLAGETRVQFHNDQTHLLVVHESQIGIYDSQLECLRLWSPRDSLSAAISSAIYSCDGLLIFVGFSDGAIGIFDVDGLRLRCRIASSAYIGSSVSSNSSAFPVVIAAHPNDSNQFALGMTDGSVHVIEPSDGEPKWGGPVPQENGSLPSIPSNSALNSQPSETPSR from the exons ATGTCATCTTTGAGTCGGGAATTAGTTTTCCTGATACTGCAATTCCTTGATGAGGAGAAATTCAAGGATACCGTTCATAA GCTGGAACATGAATCTGGCTTCTACTTCAATATGAAGTACTTTGACGAGCAAGTTCAAGCGGGCGAGTGGGATGAAGTTGAACGCTATTTATGTGGTTTTACGAAGGTTGAGGACAATCGCTACTCGATGAAGATTTTTTTCGAGATCAGGAAACAGAAATATCTAGAAGCTCTTGATAG GAATGACCGATCTAAAGCTGTTGAGATTCTTGTGAAGGATCTGAAGGTGTTCTCGTCTTTCAATGAAGAACTTTTTAAGGAAATCACTCAACTACTTGCTCTGGACAATTTCAG GCAAAATGAGCAGCTCTCTAAGTATGGGGATACAAAATCAGCACGCAGCATTATGCTGGTTGAACTCAAAAAGCTTATAGAGGCGAATCCATTGTTTCGTGACAAACTCGCCTTTCCAACATTCAAAGCTTCACGGTTGCGGACATTAATTAACCAAAG TCTAAATTGGCAGCATCAACTATGTAAAAATCCACGTCCAAACCCTGATATCAAAACACTTTTTATTGATCATGCTTGTGCTTCTAGCAATGGTGTTCGTGCTCCTCCACCTGTTAATAGTCCACTTTCTGGACCTGTTCCTAAAGCTGGGGTTTTCCCACCTCTTGGAGGTCATAAC CCATTCCAGCCAATCGTATCTCCTTCTGCAAGTGCAATAGCAGGTTGGATGTCAACTCCCAGTCCTTCCATGCCTCATGTTGCTGTTGCGTCTGGTCCTTCTGGTCTTGTCCCGTCCACTGGTGCTG CTGCATTCCTGAAGCACCCTAGGACACCTCCTGGTGCTTCTGGATTAGAATACCAAATCGGTGATTCAGAGCACCTAATGAAGCGTATGCGCACTGGTCAATCTGATGAG GTGGCCTTTTCTGGTCCAGCCCATCCTCCCATTATGTATTCAACTGACGATCTTCCGAAAACTGTTGTTCGGATCCTAAACCAAGGGTCCAATGTCATGAGCATGGATTTTCATCCACAGCACCAGACTGTTCTTCTAG TTGGTACTAATGTTGGTGATATTAGCATCTGGGAAGTTGGATCTCGTGAAAGGTTAGTCCATAAACCATTCAAGGTGTGGGATTTGTCAGCTTGTTCAATGCCATTGCAG ACTAATTTGGTAAAAGATGCAACAATATCCGTCAACCGGTGCATATGGGGCCCGGATGGATCTATACTCG GTGTTGCTTTTTCGAAGCATATAGTTCAAATTTATGCATACAATCAAGCAGGAGAACTGAGACAGCACTTAGAA ATTGATGCTCACATTGGTGGTGTAAATGATATTGCCTTCGCTCATCCCAATAAGCAACTGTGCATCGTAACATGTGGCGATGACAAGACAATTAAG GTATGGGATGCTGTATCTGGTCGAAGACAGTTTATATTTGAGGGTCACGAGGCTCCTGTTTATTCCGTATGCCCTCACTTTAAAGAGAATATACAG TTTATCTTCTCCACTGCAATTGATGGGAAAATTAAAGCGTGGCTATATGATTGTTTGGGGTCTAGAGTGGATTATGATGCCCCTGGACACTGGTGCACCACAATGGCTTATAGTGCTGATGGAACGAG ACTTTTCTCTTGTGGGACAAGCAAAGAAGGTGAATCCCACCTAGTTGAGTGGAATGAAAGTGAAGGAGCTATTAAAAGGACATACTCTGGTTTTAGGAAACGTTCATTGGGTGTTGTTCAGTTTGACACAACTAGGAACCGTTTCCTTGCTGCTGGTGATGAATTTCAGATAAAGTTTTGGGACATGGACAATAACAACATTCTGACAGTTATCGATGCTGATGGTGGATTGCCT GCAAGTCCTAGATTGAGATTTAACAAGGAAGGCTCGTTACTGGCTGTAACAGCCAATGAGAATGCAATCAAGATTATTGCTAATTCAGATGGGCAACGCATGTTGAGGATGCTGGAGAGCAGAGCATTTGATGGATCTCGCGGTTTTCAAGAAGCAGTTAATATGAAG CCTCCATTTGCCGGCTCCTTAGGTGCTAATGTTTCCAACCCTATACAACCAGTCCTGGAGCATTCCGAAAGAATGCAGACCCCATTATCCATTGGCAATCTT GCTTCTGCTGAGAGTAGCAAGATGGTGGATACTAAGCCAAAGATTTTGGACAGTGCTGACAAAATAATAGCTTGGAAGTTCCCTGATGTAACAGAACCAACTCAATTAAGGGCTATAAGGTTGTCTGATCCATTATCAGCTAGTAAG GTTATGCGGTTAATCTACACAAATTCTGGGATAGGTTTGCTTGCCCTTGCTTCGAATGCTGTTCATAAGCTTTGGAAATGGCAGCGTAGTGAACGTAATCCATCAGGAAAG TCTACAGCATCTATCATGCCACAGTTGTGGCAGCCATCAAACGGGGCTCCTATGTCTAATGATTTGAGTGAAGCTAAACCAGCTGAAGATTCAGCTGCATGCATTGCTTTATCAAAAAATGATTCTTATGTGATGTCTGCCTCGGGTGGGAAAGTGTCCTTGTTCAACATGATGACCTTCAAG GTCATGACAACATTTATGCCCCCTCCTCCAGCAGCCACCTATCTAGCTTTTCATCCGCAAGACAACAATATTATTGCCATTGGAATGGATGATTCTACTATTCAAATATACAATGTTAGGGTTGACGAG GTCAAAATCAAACTGAAGGGTCATCAGAAACCAATCACAGGGCTTGCATTTTCACAGGCACTGAATGTCCTGGTATCTTCTGGATCTGATGCACAG CTATGTGTTTGGAACATCGATGGGTGGGAAAAGAGAATTTCTCGGCCGATACAAACACCATCTGGTCACTCAGCTCCCCTGGCCGGGGAAACTAGAGTTCAGTTCCATAATGATCAAACTCATCTACTGGTGGTTCATGAAAGCCAAATTGGAATATATGATAGCCAACTTGAGTGCTTGCGACTG TGGTCTCCCAGAGACTCCCTTTCTGCTGCCATATCTAGCGCTATATACTCATGCGATGGTCTGCTGATATTTGTTGGATTTTCGGATGGAGCTATTGGAATTTTTGATGTGGACGGTTTGAGGCTTCGATGTCGAATAGCATCCTCTGCTTATATAGGTTCTTCAGTGTCCAG CAATAGCAGTGCCTTCCCCGTGGTGATTGCAGCACATCCAAATGATTCTAACCAGTTTGCGCTCGGAATGACGGATGGTTCAGTTCATGTCATTGAGCCATCAGATGGAGAACCAAAGTGGGGTGGACCAGTCCCCCAAGAAAATGGATCCCTGCCTTCCATTCCCTCAAATTCAGCCTTAAATAGTCAGCCTTCTGAAACGCCCTCTAGGTGA